The following are encoded in a window of Kitasatospora sp. NBC_01250 genomic DNA:
- a CDS encoding sensor histidine kinase has product MSAIDQLPAALGRRFPSAARGLATMRGWLLEERYPFAVDLAFALVVLALSSAAHGRDLSRHPLVWLPQLALILPLAFRRRAPLAVFGVIAGVSFVQWLTYQAMPANIAVLLALYTVAGHCARRNVLLSYLVAELGVALVVSDIRHAGELADPLHTMFKAAFALSGATTAAAVLGLNVRARRAQLRALRERARELERQRDQQAALAVAEERSRIAREMHDIVTHNLSVMVALADGAVYANPTAPEKATAAMRQSAETGRQAITDMRRFLGVLRADEPDALRHPQPGLGQLAALVSQVRAAGLPTELRVTGDRAAVSPGAQLTVYRLVQESLTNTLKHAASGARAEVTVECTEQALRVEVRDDGRALHPAAPGGFGAGGADERSRESGHGLAGMRERVAAYGGGLTAGPLPHGGWQVAATLDLGPDPQEAPR; this is encoded by the coding sequence ATGAGTGCGATCGACCAGCTCCCGGCAGCCCTCGGGCGGCGCTTTCCCAGCGCCGCCCGAGGGCTGGCCACGATGCGGGGCTGGCTGCTGGAGGAGCGCTACCCGTTCGCCGTCGACCTCGCGTTCGCCCTGGTGGTGCTCGCCCTGTCCAGCGCGGCGCACGGCCGGGACCTGTCCCGGCACCCGCTGGTCTGGCTCCCGCAGCTCGCGCTGATCCTGCCGCTGGCGTTCCGCCGCCGGGCCCCGCTGGCCGTCTTCGGCGTGATCGCGGGCGTCTCCTTCGTCCAGTGGCTGACCTACCAGGCGATGCCCGCCAACATCGCGGTGCTGCTCGCGCTCTACACCGTCGCGGGCCACTGCGCGCGCCGCAACGTCCTGCTGTCGTACCTGGTCGCCGAACTCGGTGTCGCGCTGGTCGTCTCCGACATCCGCCACGCGGGCGAACTGGCCGACCCGCTGCACACCATGTTCAAGGCCGCCTTCGCGCTCTCCGGCGCCACCACCGCCGCCGCCGTGCTCGGCCTCAACGTCCGGGCCCGCCGTGCCCAGCTGCGCGCGCTGCGCGAGCGGGCCCGCGAGCTGGAACGCCAGCGCGACCAGCAGGCCGCCCTGGCGGTGGCCGAGGAGCGCTCGCGGATCGCCCGCGAGATGCACGACATCGTCACGCACAACCTCTCGGTGATGGTGGCACTGGCCGACGGCGCGGTCTACGCCAACCCGACCGCCCCCGAGAAGGCCACCGCCGCGATGCGCCAGTCGGCCGAGACCGGGCGCCAGGCGATCACCGACATGCGCCGCTTCCTGGGCGTGCTGCGCGCCGACGAGCCCGACGCGCTGCGCCACCCGCAGCCGGGCCTGGGCCAGCTCGCCGCGCTGGTCTCCCAGGTGCGCGCCGCCGGCCTGCCCACCGAGCTGCGGGTGACCGGCGATCGTGCCGCCGTCTCCCCCGGCGCCCAGCTGACCGTCTACCGGCTGGTCCAGGAGTCGCTCACCAACACGCTCAAGCACGCCGCCTCCGGCGCCCGCGCCGAGGTCACCGTGGAGTGCACGGAGCAGGCCCTGCGGGTGGAGGTCCGCGACGACGGGCGCGCGCTGCACCCGGCGGCGCCCGGCGGCTTCGGCGCGGGTGGCGCCGACGAACGCTCCCGCGAGTCCGGGCACGGCCTGGCCGGCATGCGCGAACGGGTCGCCGCCTATGGTGGTGGCCTCACCGCGGGCCCGCTGCCGCACGGCGGCTGGCAGGTGGCCGCCACCCTCGACCTCGGCCCGGACCCCCAGGAGGCACCCCGATGA
- a CDS encoding tryptophan 2,3-dioxygenase, protein MAPSTVQTPNLAFDPTREGAVADLRTSGATPYERYARLDVLHTLQQPRSTVDAELSFIITTQVMELLFDLLKHEWTLTQQALRADDLPGAVAALRRGAHVQDVLNSSWDLLATLTPVEFSAFRPVLGEASGFQSSAYLRLEFTLGNKSERLLEMYQGSPEVHRELSEALTGPSLYDDVLALLARRGLTGEPTVSSERYRADEAVQAAWHTVYTDPGQAELVVLAEALLDTAERVSRWRQRHYASVKRSMGAKPGTGGSSGLSWLKAAADQDVFPELWNVRGEL, encoded by the coding sequence ATGGCCCCGTCCACCGTCCAGACACCCAACCTGGCTTTCGACCCCACGCGTGAGGGGGCGGTCGCGGACCTGCGGACCAGCGGCGCCACCCCCTACGAGAGGTACGCCCGGCTCGACGTCCTGCACACCCTGCAGCAGCCGCGCAGCACGGTCGACGCCGAACTCTCCTTCATCATCACCACCCAGGTGATGGAGCTCCTCTTCGACCTGCTCAAGCACGAGTGGACGCTCACCCAGCAGGCACTGCGGGCCGACGACCTGCCCGGCGCGGTGGCCGCGCTGCGCCGCGGCGCCCACGTCCAGGACGTGCTGAACAGCTCCTGGGACCTGCTGGCCACGCTCACCCCGGTGGAGTTCAGCGCGTTCCGGCCGGTGCTCGGCGAGGCCTCCGGCTTCCAGTCCTCGGCCTACCTGCGGCTGGAGTTCACGCTCGGCAACAAGTCCGAGCGGCTGCTGGAGATGTACCAGGGCTCCCCCGAGGTGCACCGGGAGCTGTCCGAGGCACTGACCGGGCCGAGCCTGTACGACGACGTGCTCGCCCTGCTCGCCCGCCGCGGGCTGACCGGCGAGCCGACGGTGAGCAGCGAGCGCTACCGCGCCGACGAGGCGGTCCAGGCCGCCTGGCACACCGTCTACACCGACCCCGGCCAGGCGGAACTCGTCGTCCTGGCCGAGGCACTGCTCGACACGGCCGAACGCGTCTCCCGGTGGCGGCAGCGCCACTACGCTTCGGTGAAGCGGTCGATGGGCGCCAAGCCCGGTACCGGCGGCTCCAGCGGCCTGAGCTGGCTCAAGGCCGCCGCCGATCAGGACGTCTTCCCCGAACTGTGGAACGTACGAGGAGAGTTGTGA
- a CDS encoding barstar family protein has product MTAQREVRQPGSQRPEFQLDGTGAGTRAGLYAALGSAVNGPGGYYGRNLDALADCLRGGFGPQPPFTLVWHDWTVAEHSPQLPDGYARAVVDLLRETGVTVRLR; this is encoded by the coding sequence ATGACGGCGCAGCGCGAGGTCCGGCAGCCCGGGTCCCAGCGGCCCGAGTTCCAGCTGGACGGCACCGGGGCCGGTACCCGGGCCGGCCTGTACGCGGCGCTGGGCAGCGCGGTGAACGGTCCGGGCGGCTACTACGGCCGCAACCTGGACGCGCTGGCCGACTGCCTGCGCGGCGGCTTCGGCCCGCAGCCGCCGTTCACCCTGGTCTGGCACGACTGGACGGTGGCCGAGCACTCGCCCCAGCTGCCGGACGGCTACGCCCGCGCGGTGGTCGACCTGCTGCGTGAGACGGGAGTCACGGTGCGGCTGCGCTGA
- a CDS encoding Lrp/AsnC family transcriptional regulator, with the protein MDALDRRLLAELQADARLSYNELSRRVSLSAPAVAERVRRLEADGVIGGYHAHVDLTRAGLPITALVQVQCYGPRCVLRDPAVATWPEVLQLYRVTGGACCVLLVAVPEMARFEELIDRLGTYGQPATSMILSTPVPWRPVVVP; encoded by the coding sequence TTGGACGCTCTCGACCGCCGCCTGCTCGCCGAGCTGCAGGCCGATGCGCGGCTCTCGTACAACGAACTGTCCCGCCGGGTCAGCCTCTCGGCGCCGGCCGTCGCCGAGCGGGTGCGCCGGCTGGAGGCGGACGGGGTGATCGGCGGGTACCACGCGCACGTGGACCTGACCCGGGCCGGGCTGCCGATCACCGCGCTGGTGCAGGTGCAGTGCTACGGCCCGCGCTGCGTGCTGCGCGATCCGGCAGTGGCGACCTGGCCGGAGGTGCTCCAGCTCTACCGGGTCACCGGCGGGGCCTGCTGCGTGCTGCTGGTGGCGGTGCCGGAGATGGCTCGGTTCGAGGAGCTGATCGACCGGCTGGGCACCTACGGGCAGCCGGCGACCTCGATGATCCTCTCCACCCCGGTGCCCTGGCGCCCGGTGGTCGTTCCGTGA
- a CDS encoding undecaprenyl-diphosphate phosphatase: MSLTYPESIGVGLLQGVTELFPVSSLGHSILIPALIGGSVQKDLNVTAASSPYLSVLVGLHLATALALVLFFRKDWVRVVRGLFSSIRERRIETSEQRLAWLLIVGTIPVGLVGLVAEKALRDALGKPVVAAVFLALNGFVLLGADRLRRGGGGRRRAGAQVAHTPGADPAIESDRRLARLSFRQGTWIGAAQILALLPGISRSGVTMSTGILRGLNHEDAARFSFLLATPVIGAAAVLKMPELLKPENAGIRGPLLVGSLCAFVAGYVSVKFLTKYFEDRSLTPFAVYCMLAGIGSAVYLSM, from the coding sequence ATGTCCCTGACCTACCCGGAGTCGATCGGCGTCGGCCTGCTGCAAGGCGTCACCGAGCTCTTCCCGGTCTCCAGCCTCGGGCACAGCATCCTGATACCCGCACTGATCGGCGGCAGCGTCCAGAAGGACCTGAACGTCACGGCGGCCTCCTCGCCCTACCTGTCGGTGCTGGTCGGCCTGCACCTGGCGACGGCGCTGGCGCTGGTGCTCTTCTTCCGCAAGGACTGGGTCCGGGTGGTGCGGGGTCTGTTCAGCTCCATCCGCGAGCGCCGAATAGAGACCTCCGAGCAGCGGCTGGCCTGGCTGCTGATCGTCGGCACCATCCCGGTCGGCCTGGTGGGCCTGGTCGCCGAGAAGGCGCTGCGCGACGCGCTCGGCAAGCCGGTGGTCGCGGCGGTCTTCCTGGCGCTGAACGGCTTCGTGCTGCTGGGCGCCGACCGGCTGCGCCGCGGCGGTGGAGGGCGTCGCCGGGCCGGGGCCCAGGTCGCGCACACGCCGGGCGCCGACCCCGCGATCGAATCGGACCGCCGGCTGGCCAGGCTCAGCTTCCGCCAGGGCACCTGGATCGGCGCCGCCCAGATCCTCGCCTTGCTGCCGGGCATCAGCCGCTCCGGCGTCACGATGAGCACCGGCATCCTGCGCGGCCTCAACCACGAGGACGCCGCCCGCTTCTCCTTCCTGCTCGCCACCCCGGTGATCGGCGCCGCCGCCGTCCTCAAGATGCCCGAGCTGCTCAAGCCCGAGAACGCCGGCATCCGCGGCCCGCTGCTGGTCGGCTCGCTCTGCGCGTTCGTGGCGGGCTACGTGTCGGTGAAGTTCCTCACCAAGTACTTCGAGGACCGCAGCCTGACCCCGTTCGCCGTCTACTGCATGCTCGCCGGCATCGGCAGCGCGGTGTACCTGAGCATGTGA
- a CDS encoding ABC transporter permease, translating to MSTATATPAAPAAAPARTVTGSPVTLARVVHSEWIKFRTLRSTYFTLLAAVVFMVGFGLLACYGAIDHLNHPDVRDHGFSINAADRSLRGYLAAQLAVGVLGVLVVSGEYSTGMIRASLSAVPRRLPVLWAKAAVFGAVTFVVTLITAFVAFFGGQAVLSSHNVQTTLSAAGVTRTVIGTALYLTAIGIFAVAIGTLIRNTAGGIAAIFGMLLVLPTLVEVLPANWSAHISPYLPGAAGQAVATLNPDPGTLAPWTGYGVLWIYVVAALIGAAAVLKRRDA from the coding sequence ATGAGCACCGCCACCGCCACCCCCGCCGCCCCCGCGGCGGCCCCGGCCCGGACCGTGACCGGCAGCCCGGTCACGCTGGCCCGGGTGGTCCACTCCGAGTGGATCAAGTTCCGCACCCTGCGGTCGACCTACTTCACGCTGCTCGCCGCGGTGGTCTTCATGGTCGGTTTCGGCCTGCTCGCCTGCTACGGCGCGATCGACCACCTGAACCACCCGGACGTCCGTGACCACGGCTTCTCGATCAACGCCGCCGACCGCAGCCTGCGCGGCTACCTGGCCGCCCAGCTCGCCGTCGGCGTGCTCGGCGTGCTGGTGGTCAGCGGCGAGTACAGCACCGGCATGATCCGCGCCTCGCTCTCCGCCGTACCGCGCCGGCTGCCGGTGCTCTGGGCGAAGGCGGCCGTCTTCGGTGCGGTGACCTTCGTGGTGACCCTCATCACCGCGTTCGTCGCCTTCTTCGGCGGCCAGGCGGTGCTCTCCAGCCACAACGTGCAGACCACGCTGTCGGCCGCCGGCGTGACCCGCACGGTGATCGGCACCGCGCTCTACCTCACCGCGATCGGCATCTTCGCGGTCGCCATCGGCACGCTGATCCGCAACACCGCCGGTGGCATCGCCGCGATCTTCGGCATGCTGCTGGTGCTGCCCACCCTGGTCGAGGTGCTGCCCGCGAACTGGAGCGCCCACATCTCGCCCTACCTGCCCGGCGCGGCCGGCCAGGCGGTGGCCACCCTCAACCCGGACCCGGGCACGCTCGCCCCGTGGACCGGCTACGGGGTGCTCTGGATCTACGTCGTGGCCGCGCTGATCGGCGCCGCCGCGGTGCTCAAGCGGCGTGATGCCTGA
- a CDS encoding DoxX family protein: protein MGCVNRTDLGLLTLRAAVGGVLFAHGGQKLFGWFGGGGLEGTASGMEAMGFKPGGQSALAAGLGEAGGGALLIAGLATPVAGPIVAGTMAGASVVHFPHGFFATKGGYEYPALLGVCGLALGIAGPGCYSLDQLTGHRLNRPWLGALAFVASAAGAFSVVCKRERGIREAAAKAMESEPE, encoded by the coding sequence ATGGGCTGCGTCAACCGCACAGATCTGGGGCTGCTCACCCTGCGCGCCGCCGTCGGCGGGGTGCTCTTCGCCCACGGCGGCCAGAAGCTCTTCGGCTGGTTCGGTGGCGGCGGCCTGGAGGGCACCGCCAGCGGCATGGAGGCGATGGGGTTCAAGCCGGGTGGGCAGAGCGCGCTGGCCGCCGGCCTCGGCGAGGCCGGCGGCGGTGCGCTGCTGATCGCCGGGCTTGCCACCCCGGTGGCCGGGCCGATCGTGGCGGGCACCATGGCCGGCGCCAGCGTGGTGCACTTCCCGCACGGCTTCTTCGCCACCAAGGGCGGCTACGAGTACCCGGCGCTGCTCGGCGTCTGCGGCCTGGCCCTGGGCATCGCCGGGCCCGGCTGCTACTCGCTCGACCAGCTGACCGGCCACCGGCTGAACCGTCCGTGGCTGGGTGCGCTGGCCTTCGTGGCCTCGGCGGCGGGCGCCTTCTCGGTGGTCTGCAAGCGCGAGCGCGGCATCCGGGAGGCGGCTGCCAAGGCGATGGAGAGTGAGCCCGAGTAG
- a CDS encoding choice-of-anchor A family protein translates to MRHVTKAALLVATTVTGAVIALPGASAVPFPTPLGPCAGPDCPVPFPPVSNGDFAGRDSNINVFTGGDYTVTGRAAEVEGRVVTLGNLTVEKTDGGGLFNMGVVGVGSRVPPPTGSDFVSVGGNVTVLPGNSVEIGGSDSKTTVWGNLRYGALSTGTINLVPNGQQIQDSTVASTYAPLRTDIESISACAAAAAATGTVAVTSFDATFTGDGTSARQVFNVTQDLGTAARAIDLNFKNIPAGATVIVNMLEPNALINTNTGTGLPGDQLTTLGPTLLWNFPTQDTAEIKGGAQFQGSVLAGNPNGTMTLAQPGMNGRVYLAGSLIQTGTGGYEIHAYPFNGDLPDCSTPTPTPTPTPTPTPTPTPTPTPTPTPTPTPTPTPTPTPTPTPTPTPTPTPTPTPTPTPTPTPTPTPTPTPTPTPTPTPTATPTPTPTPTPTPTATSTPTPTCAPSHGHGHDHDHDHGQGPHPAPSHTGQLPTTGETGTVPLLGLAGSLLAAGAGALLFGNRRRRGRHS, encoded by the coding sequence ATGAGACACGTGACCAAAGCCGCGCTCCTGGTGGCGACCACGGTGACAGGTGCGGTGATCGCACTGCCCGGCGCGTCCGCGGTGCCGTTCCCGACGCCGCTGGGGCCCTGCGCCGGGCCGGACTGCCCGGTGCCCTTCCCGCCGGTCAGCAACGGCGACTTCGCCGGCCGCGACTCCAACATCAACGTCTTCACCGGCGGCGACTACACCGTCACAGGGCGGGCGGCCGAGGTCGAGGGCCGGGTGGTGACGCTCGGCAACCTCACGGTGGAGAAGACCGACGGCGGGGGCCTGTTCAACATGGGCGTGGTCGGCGTCGGTTCGCGGGTCCCGCCGCCCACCGGTTCGGACTTCGTCTCGGTCGGCGGCAACGTCACCGTGCTGCCGGGCAACTCGGTGGAGATCGGCGGCTCGGACTCCAAGACCACCGTCTGGGGCAACCTGCGCTACGGCGCGCTGAGCACCGGGACGATCAACCTGGTCCCGAACGGGCAGCAGATCCAGGACTCCACGGTGGCGAGCACCTACGCCCCGCTGCGCACCGACATCGAGTCCATCTCCGCGTGCGCGGCTGCGGCGGCCGCGACCGGCACGGTGGCGGTCACCAGCTTCGACGCCACCTTCACGGGCGACGGCACCAGCGCCCGCCAGGTCTTCAACGTGACCCAGGACCTGGGCACGGCGGCCCGGGCGATCGACCTGAACTTCAAGAACATCCCGGCCGGCGCGACCGTGATCGTCAACATGCTGGAGCCCAATGCGCTGATCAACACCAATACGGGGACGGGGCTGCCGGGCGACCAGCTGACCACCCTCGGGCCCACGCTGCTGTGGAACTTCCCGACCCAGGACACCGCGGAGATCAAGGGCGGCGCGCAGTTCCAGGGCTCGGTCCTGGCGGGCAACCCGAACGGGACGATGACGCTCGCCCAGCCCGGCATGAACGGGCGGGTCTACCTGGCCGGCAGCCTGATCCAGACCGGCACGGGCGGCTACGAGATCCACGCCTACCCGTTCAACGGCGACCTCCCGGACTGCTCGACGCCGACGCCGACGCCGACGCCGACTCCCACGCCGACCCCGACGCCGACGCCGACGCCCACGCCGACGCCCACGCCGACCCCGACGCCGACGCCGACGCCGACGCCCACGCCGACCCCGACGCCGACGCCGACGCCCACGCCGACGCCGACCCCGACGCCGACGCCGACGCCCACGCCGACGCCGACTCCCACGCCGACCCCGACCCCGACCCCGACGCCTACGCCGACTCCCACCGCGACGCCTACCCCGACGCCTACGCCGACCCCGACTCCCACCGCGACGTCGACGCCGACCCCCACCTGCGCCCCGTCCCACGGCCACGGTCACGACCACGACCATGACCACGGCCAGGGCCCGCACCCCGCGCCGAGCCACACCGGTCAGCTGCCGACCACCGGCGAGACCGGTACCGTCCCGCTGCTCGGCCTGGCCGGATCGCTGCTGGCGGCCGGTGCAGGCGCACTGCTCTTCGGCAACCGCCGTCGTCGAGGCCGCCACAGCTGA
- a CDS encoding Uma2 family endonuclease — translation MTAVPDWLIPPVDGFTADDLDRLPDLPPHTELLDGSLIFVSPQKYFHSVAMFLFEVGLRATAPDDVRVVREMAITLGMRDRPEPDLSVVRASAVTAERDETGYQVADVVLAVEVVSPDSVIRDREVKPRKYAEAGIPHFWRVEKGDKGRPVVYVYERDPATKSYGLTGIYHDELKTDFPYPIAIDLTAIDRL, via the coding sequence ATGACTGCCGTACCCGACTGGCTGATTCCGCCGGTGGACGGGTTCACCGCCGATGACCTCGATCGCCTGCCCGACCTCCCGCCGCACACGGAGTTGCTCGACGGGAGCCTGATTTTCGTGAGTCCGCAGAAGTACTTCCACTCGGTGGCGATGTTCCTGTTCGAAGTGGGACTGCGTGCCACCGCGCCGGACGATGTCCGGGTGGTGCGCGAGATGGCCATCACGTTGGGCATGCGCGACCGGCCCGAGCCCGACCTGTCCGTCGTGCGTGCCTCGGCGGTCACCGCCGAGCGTGACGAGACGGGGTACCAGGTCGCCGACGTCGTGCTCGCCGTGGAGGTCGTCTCGCCCGACTCCGTCATCCGGGACCGCGAGGTCAAGCCCCGTAAGTACGCCGAGGCGGGCATCCCGCACTTCTGGCGGGTCGAGAAGGGTGACAAGGGCCGCCCCGTCGTCTACGTCTACGAACGGGACCCGGCCACCAAGTCCTATGGTCTGACCGGTATTTACCACGACGAGCTGAAGACCGACTTCCCCTACCCCATCGCGATCGACCTCACCGCCATCGACCGCCTCTGA
- a CDS encoding response regulator transcription factor — translation MTIRVLLVDDQPLLRVAFTLVLDSQPDLAVAGEAEDGAQAVRLVLEHRPDVVLMDVRMPGMDGIEATRRIVEESPDTKVLIMTTFDLDEYAFAALRAGASGFMLKNAQPAELLSAIRSVAAGDAVVAPRITRRLLDTFASQLPADGGSPVRAESAVETLTARERSVLEQVARGLSNAEVAAELYLAEATVKTHVSRILLKLGLRDRVQAVVFAYENRLVLPT, via the coding sequence ATGACCATCCGCGTCCTGCTGGTGGACGACCAGCCGCTGCTGCGGGTCGCCTTCACCCTGGTGCTGGACTCACAGCCCGACCTGGCGGTGGCCGGCGAGGCGGAGGACGGCGCCCAGGCGGTGCGCCTGGTGCTGGAGCACCGCCCCGACGTGGTGCTGATGGACGTCCGGATGCCCGGCATGGACGGCATCGAGGCCACCCGGCGGATCGTCGAGGAGTCCCCCGACACCAAGGTGCTCATCATGACCACCTTCGACCTGGACGAGTACGCCTTCGCCGCGCTGCGCGCCGGTGCCTCCGGCTTCATGCTGAAGAACGCCCAGCCGGCCGAACTGCTCAGCGCGATCCGCAGCGTGGCCGCCGGCGACGCGGTGGTGGCCCCCCGGATCACCCGGCGTCTGCTGGACACCTTCGCCTCCCAGCTGCCCGCCGACGGCGGCTCGCCGGTCCGCGCGGAGAGCGCCGTCGAGACGCTGACCGCCCGCGAGCGCAGCGTGCTGGAGCAGGTCGCCCGCGGCCTGTCGAACGCCGAGGTGGCGGCCGAGCTCTACCTCGCCGAAGCCACCGTGAAGACCCACGTGAGCCGGATCCTGCTCAAGCTCGGCCTGCGCGACCGGGTCCAGGCCGTCGTCTTCGCCTACGAGAACCGCCTGGTTCTGCCGACCTGA
- a CDS encoding MarC family protein codes for MSVLNLSSAFITFFAVVGPPKVLLAYAQLSRTRTLAEVRRLLAVSSLLALLVGVVMAFSADAITNFFHVSDESLQLAGGVIFFLYAVGLVLGVHFGGASEDEEDGLSNPLAEGVRELLLPYVASPLAMTAVLVESLTKEEWGWRFTVAGAYTAVVAINTVCVLVLAPLLRRTHQTSLEVLSRLLGLLLAAVGVELFLNGLQGLGVPFHSAGGH; via the coding sequence ATGTCGGTTCTCAACCTGAGCAGTGCGTTCATCACCTTCTTCGCCGTGGTCGGCCCGCCCAAGGTGCTGCTGGCCTACGCCCAGCTGAGCCGCACCCGCACCCTTGCGGAGGTGCGCCGGCTGCTCGCGGTCAGCTCGCTGCTGGCCCTGCTGGTCGGCGTGGTGATGGCGTTCAGCGCGGATGCGATCACCAACTTCTTCCACGTCAGCGACGAGTCGCTGCAGCTGGCCGGCGGGGTGATCTTCTTCCTCTACGCGGTCGGCCTGGTGCTCGGCGTGCACTTCGGCGGCGCGAGCGAGGACGAGGAGGACGGGCTGTCCAACCCGCTGGCCGAAGGGGTGCGCGAACTGCTGCTGCCGTACGTGGCGAGCCCGCTGGCGATGACGGCCGTACTGGTGGAGTCACTGACCAAGGAGGAATGGGGCTGGCGGTTCACGGTGGCCGGCGCGTACACCGCGGTGGTGGCGATCAACACCGTGTGCGTGCTGGTGCTGGCTCCGCTGCTGCGGCGCACCCACCAGACCTCGCTGGAAGTGCTCTCCCGGCTGCTCGGTCTGCTGCTCGCGGCGGTGGGCGTGGAGCTGTTCCTGAACGGCCTGCAGGGGCTGGGCGTGCCGTTCCACAGCGCCGGCGGGCACTGA
- the kynU gene encoding kynureninase, protein MSSSLVQIPTSREQCLALDADDPLALFRAEYTLPSNGVYLDGNSLGVLPARTPEIVRRTVEEEWGQDLITSWNKHGWTELPFTLGDRIARLVGAGPGEVVVCDSVSVNLFKVLTAALRMRPGRHTVLGERESFPTDLYIAEGVTGLFEGARSVLLPSLDSADDLDAHLDEGVAAVVLSQVDYRTGRLLDMGEITAKVHRAGALMIWDLCHSAGALPIDLTAHQVDFAVGCTYKYLNAGPCAPSFLYAAPRHHAAAEQPLTGWFGHAAPFAFEPGYRPAEGIGRFLTSFPPLLALAGLRATLEIWEKVDLAQLRAKSLALTGLFIDRCADLEVVTPGSPELRGSQVAIRHPDGFPVVQALIERGVIGDFRAPDLMRFGFTPLYLSYTEVWDAAQALHEVLASGEWREERFGRRGAVT, encoded by the coding sequence GTGAGCAGCAGCCTGGTGCAGATCCCCACCTCCCGTGAACAGTGCCTGGCCCTGGACGCCGACGATCCGCTCGCGCTGTTCCGCGCGGAGTACACCCTGCCGTCCAACGGCGTCTACCTGGACGGCAATTCACTCGGCGTGCTGCCGGCCCGCACCCCCGAGATCGTCCGCCGGACGGTCGAGGAGGAGTGGGGTCAGGACCTCATCACCAGCTGGAACAAGCACGGCTGGACCGAACTGCCGTTCACCCTGGGCGACCGGATCGCCCGACTGGTCGGGGCCGGGCCGGGCGAGGTGGTGGTCTGCGACAGCGTCTCGGTCAACCTCTTCAAGGTCCTGACGGCCGCGCTACGGATGCGGCCCGGGCGGCACACGGTGCTCGGCGAGCGCGAGTCCTTCCCCACCGACCTGTACATCGCCGAGGGGGTCACCGGCCTCTTCGAGGGCGCGCGCAGCGTGCTGCTGCCCTCGCTCGACTCCGCCGACGACCTGGACGCCCACCTGGACGAGGGGGTGGCCGCCGTGGTCCTCTCCCAGGTCGACTACCGCACCGGGCGACTGCTCGACATGGGCGAGATCACCGCCAAGGTGCACCGGGCCGGCGCGCTGATGATCTGGGACCTGTGCCACTCGGCGGGCGCGCTGCCGATCGACCTGACGGCCCACCAGGTCGACTTCGCCGTCGGCTGCACCTACAAGTACCTGAACGCCGGCCCGTGCGCGCCCAGCTTCCTGTACGCCGCACCGCGCCACCACGCCGCCGCCGAGCAGCCGTTGACCGGATGGTTCGGGCACGCCGCGCCGTTCGCCTTCGAGCCCGGCTACCGGCCGGCCGAGGGGATCGGTCGGTTCCTCACCAGCTTCCCGCCGCTGCTGGCGCTGGCCGGGCTGCGGGCCACCCTGGAGATCTGGGAGAAGGTCGACCTCGCGCAGCTGCGGGCCAAGAGCCTCGCGCTGACCGGGCTGTTCATCGACCGGTGCGCGGACCTGGAGGTGGTGACGCCCGGTTCGCCCGAGCTTCGCGGCAGCCAGGTGGCGATCCGGCACCCGGACGGGTTCCCGGTGGTGCAGGCGCTGATCGAGCGCGGAGTGATCGGCGACTTCCGGGCGCCGGACCTGATGCGCTTCGGCTTCACGCCGCTGTACCTGTCGTACACCGAGGTCTGGGACGCGGCGCAGGCGCTGCACGAGGTGCTGGCGAGCGGGGAGTGGCGCGAGGAGCGGTTCGGCAGGCGGGGTGCGGTGACGTGA